In Pseudomonas saponiphila, the genomic stretch CCCGGCCTCGCCCTGTGATGGTGGCGGCGATATTGCCGCCTATATCAATGCCCGGGGCGATATCGAGGCCTGGTTCTGCATCGCGTTCTTCGCCCTGCCGCCGCGGGTTGGCTTCGACACCCAGGCCGATAGCGGGGAGGCGCCGGGCCCGCTACCCTGGCGGACGGGCGTTTGATAAACCTCTGGCGGGTGCTTCATACTTTCGACGCTGGCAATTTCTCATGGTGTCTGTCACTTGTGCCAAATCCACCGGGCAATCCGGCCAAGCAGTTTTCCGGTGTTCCAACACTTCGCAGAGACGGTACATGACATCCAGCTTTAATATATTGGTCACGGGCGCAACGGGTTTTATCGGGCAAGCCCTGGTAAAGGAACTGGGTGCCAGAGGCGGTTTCAACGTTCGTTCGCTGTCATTGAAGAATGCCTCCAAGGCTGTCTTTGCCCCTGCGCCGGACGCTAGCGGGCAGGCTCCTGCGGCTAGTCATCTAGCCGATGATATCGATGTGGTCGTTCATCTGGCGGGGCGTGCGCATATCCTCAAGGAGACGGCCAGCGACCCGATGCAGCTCTATCGGGCCGACAACGTCGACAAGACCCTGGAACTGGCCAAGTGGGCCATGCGAAGTGGGGTCAAGCGTTTCGTCTTTGTCAGCTCCATCGGCGTCAATGGTTCCACCACCCAGGCCGGGCCTTTTAGCGAAGATTCCGCGCCGGCGCCAAAGGCGGACTATGCAGTCTCCAAGCTGGAGGCCGAGATTGCTCTGCAGGCATTGCTGCAAGGCTCGGCGATGGAACTGGTGATCATCCGCCCGCCGCTGGTGTACGCCGGCCATGCTCCGGGAAACTTCAGGCGCCT encodes the following:
- a CDS encoding NAD-dependent epimerase/dehydratase family protein; the protein is MVSVTCAKSTGQSGQAVFRCSNTSQRRYMTSSFNILVTGATGFIGQALVKELGARGGFNVRSLSLKNASKAVFAPAPDASGQAPAASHLADDIDVVVHLAGRAHILKETASDPMQLYRADNVDKTLELAKWAMRSGVKRFVFVSSIGVNGSTTQAGPFSEDSAPAPKADYAVSKLEAEIALQALLQGSAMELVIIRPPLVYAGHAPGNFRRLMQLVNTGLPLPFARVENSRSMVALENLVDFIICCTRHPLAANETFLIADGVDLSISQIAQYLAQGLGRPSRLWPVPLSMMALGARLLGVKGMFEQLFQSLTIDSSKARKLLHWQPPVTPQQALPKAGADYLDASRKQV